From a region of the Nonlabens sp. Hel1_33_55 genome:
- a CDS encoding Gfo/Idh/MocA family protein, producing MLKAGVLGAGHLGKIHLKLLQQSSRYDLVGFYDANEAYAQELEKEFGYTYFKDIDQLIAACDMVDVVTPTTYHHESGKKVLEAGKHLFIEKPITVTVAEANELISLARKNNVKGQVGQVERFNDAFRTVQDRIENPMFIETHRLAEFNPRGTDVSVVLDLMIHDIDAILSVVKSPVKHVSSSGVSVISETPDIANARIEFENGCVANLTASRISLKKMRKARFFQRDAYISVDFLTKKVEVVRMKDAPEVPGDFDMILQNAEGIKKQIYFDNPDIMETNAILMELETFADAIENNTTPVVSLEDGTAALDVAMKVIENFKSL from the coding sequence ATGTTGAAAGCTGGCGTTCTGGGAGCAGGACATTTGGGAAAGATTCACTTGAAATTATTACAACAGTCCAGCCGATATGATTTGGTAGGATTCTACGATGCTAATGAGGCGTATGCGCAGGAATTGGAGAAAGAATTTGGGTACACCTATTTCAAAGACATTGACCAACTCATAGCAGCCTGCGACATGGTGGATGTCGTGACACCAACGACTTATCACCATGAATCTGGTAAGAAGGTTCTCGAAGCTGGAAAACATTTATTCATTGAAAAACCAATCACGGTTACCGTGGCAGAAGCAAACGAGTTGATATCGCTTGCGCGAAAGAATAATGTCAAAGGTCAGGTGGGACAAGTAGAACGTTTCAACGATGCCTTTAGAACCGTGCAGGATCGCATCGAAAATCCCATGTTCATTGAAACTCACCGACTGGCAGAATTTAACCCACGTGGTACTGATGTGAGTGTGGTACTGGATCTCATGATTCACGATATTGACGCCATCTTGAGTGTGGTTAAAAGCCCTGTGAAACATGTTAGTTCTAGTGGAGTAAGTGTAATCTCAGAAACTCCAGATATCGCAAATGCACGTATAGAATTTGAAAATGGCTGTGTTGCTAATTTAACTGCGAGCCGCATCAGTCTTAAAAAAATGCGTAAGGCGAGATTCTTCCAACGAGATGCTTATATATCAGTTGATTTCTTGACTAAAAAAGTAGAAGTGGTACGTATGAAGGATGCACCAGAAGTTCCTGGAGATTTTGATATGATCCTACAAAATGCGGAAGGAATAAAAAAGCAGATCTACTTTGACAATCCAGACATCATGGAAACCAACGCCATTCTAATGGAGCTGGAAACTTTTGCAGACGCCATTGAAAATAACACGACACCTGTAGTAAGTCTTGAAGATGGAACTGCGGCGCTTGATGTAGCGATGAAAGTGATTGAGAATTTTAAATCGTTGTAA
- a CDS encoding protein-L-isoaspartate(D-aspartate) O-methyltransferase, whose amino-acid sequence MKDDFIHKGKRRHLMQLMRDKGICDHSVLEAINTVPRHLFLDSSFLEHAYQNKAFPIGADQTISHPYTVAFQSELLHAQAGDKILEIGTGSGYQCAVLLEMKLQVYTIERQNELFKRTSSLFKKLRYRPRKFVFGDGYLGLPNEAPFDGIIVTCGAPDIPESLLSQLKIGGRLVIPVGTDEQIMTLVVRDSETDYSKTTYGEFRFVPFLGGKE is encoded by the coding sequence ATCAAAGATGATTTTATACATAAAGGAAAACGGCGCCATCTCATGCAACTCATGCGTGATAAGGGAATTTGCGACCATAGCGTTCTTGAGGCGATTAACACGGTTCCTCGTCACCTTTTTTTAGACAGTTCGTTTTTGGAACATGCTTACCAAAATAAAGCCTTTCCCATTGGTGCTGATCAAACCATATCTCATCCCTATACAGTGGCCTTTCAGAGTGAGTTATTACATGCACAAGCTGGTGACAAGATTCTTGAAATAGGAACAGGTAGCGGCTATCAGTGCGCTGTATTGTTGGAAATGAAATTGCAGGTGTATACTATTGAAAGACAAAATGAGCTTTTTAAGAGAACAAGTTCGCTATTCAAAAAACTGAGGTATCGACCGCGTAAGTTTGTTTTTGGCGATGGTTATTTGGGATTACCTAATGAAGCTCCATTTGACGGAATTATAGTCACCTGCGGTGCGCCAGACATCCCTGAATCATTATTAAGTCAACTTAAAATAGGAGGTAGGCTTGTGATTCCCGTAGGAACTGATGAACAGATTATGACACTCGTTGTACGAGACTCAGAAACAGATTACAGTAAAACTACGTATGGTGAATTTAGGTTTGTTCCATTTTTGGGAGGAAAAGAATAG
- a CDS encoding LytR/AlgR family response regulator transcription factor — MTDTVLKCFVVDDSSIQRLAIVKLIENHPNLKLAGEFSNAIETKAAIKDAGVDLIFLDVEMPILTGFDLLDDITEKPGVIFVTGQTKYAFKAFDYSAIDYLQKPIKKDRFLYAVERALLAHKMRTEMVEDKGEFIFVKSNLKKRKVYLKDLKFIQALGDYVKLITENESLVVLSTMKAFEKQLPEEDFLRIHKSYIVNLRRVEKFNSKAVELDNEVLPLSRNRKSDLVEALSQF, encoded by the coding sequence ATGACAGATACTGTACTCAAATGCTTTGTCGTTGACGATTCAAGCATACAGCGACTTGCCATTGTCAAGCTTATAGAAAACCATCCTAACTTAAAACTGGCGGGAGAATTTAGCAATGCCATAGAAACTAAGGCAGCGATAAAAGACGCTGGTGTAGATCTCATATTTCTGGATGTAGAGATGCCTATTCTAACAGGTTTTGACTTATTGGACGATATTACAGAAAAACCTGGAGTAATATTCGTTACTGGTCAAACCAAATATGCTTTTAAAGCTTTTGATTACAGTGCGATCGATTATTTACAAAAACCCATTAAAAAGGACAGATTCCTTTATGCTGTGGAGCGTGCTCTTCTTGCGCACAAGATGAGAACAGAGATGGTTGAGGATAAAGGTGAATTCATCTTTGTCAAAAGCAACCTTAAGAAACGTAAAGTGTATCTAAAGGATTTGAAATTTATACAAGCCTTAGGTGATTATGTAAAACTGATAACTGAAAATGAAAGTCTAGTGGTTCTTTCTACTATGAAAGCTTTTGAAAAGCAACTACCTGAAGAAGATTTTCTACGTATTCACAAATCATACATAGTGAACCTGCGCCGTGTAGAAAAATTCAACTCAAAAGCGGTGGAATTGGATAACGAAGTTTTACCGTTAAGTCGTAATCGCAAATCAGATCTAGTTGAGGCGTTGTCTCAATTTTAA
- the rpsF gene encoding 30S ribosomal protein S6: MNQYETVFILNPVLSDDQVKETAKKFENFLTERGAKMVAKEDWGLKKMAYTIDNKKSGFYHLFEFTAPGEVINEYEVEFRRDERVMRYLTVRLDKYAIEWAEKRRSRMSKKSQA; the protein is encoded by the coding sequence ATGAATCAATACGAAACTGTTTTCATTTTGAATCCCGTTTTATCTGATGATCAGGTAAAGGAAACAGCTAAGAAGTTTGAGAATTTTCTTACTGAGCGCGGTGCCAAAATGGTAGCTAAAGAAGATTGGGGCCTTAAAAAAATGGCTTACACAATCGACAACAAGAAGAGTGGTTTTTACCACCTATTTGAATTCACCGCACCAGGTGAGGTCATCAACGAGTATGAGGTTGAATTCCGTCGTGACGAGCGCGTGATGAGATACCTTACTGTAAGACTTGATAAGTATGCTATCGAGTGGGCAGAAAAAAGAAGAAGTAGAATGTCTAAAAAATCTCAAGCTTAA
- the rpsR gene encoding 30S ribosomal protein S18, whose product MATLQQQAKGKKDGDIRYLSPLKIETQERKKYCRFQRSGIKYIDYKDPDFLMGLVNEQGKILPRRLTGTSLKYQRKVAVAIKRCRHIALMPFEGDLLK is encoded by the coding sequence ATGGCAACATTACAACAACAAGCTAAAGGTAAAAAGGACGGTGACATACGTTACCTGTCTCCTTTAAAGATCGAGACTCAAGAGAGAAAAAAATACTGTCGTTTCCAACGCAGCGGTATTAAATACATAGACTATAAGGATCCTGATTTCTTGATGGGTCTTGTTAATGAGCAAGGGAAAATTCTTCCTAGACGATTGACTGGAACTAGTCTTAAATATCAGCGTAAGGTAGCCGTAGCGATCAAGAGATGTAGACACATCGCTTTGATGCCATTTGAAGGTGACCTTTTAAAATAA
- the rplI gene encoding 50S ribosomal protein L9 — translation MELILKQDVEHLGFTDDVVTVKPGYGRNFLIPQGKAVMATPGAKKQLAETVKQRAHKEASNVKAAQSQADKLNDLDLKMAVKAGEGDKLFGSVTTADLSDALAKEGIEIDKKFISIAGGNIKRLGLYEATVRFHREVQTSFSFDVVATKG, via the coding sequence ATGGAACTAATACTAAAACAAGATGTAGAGCACCTAGGCTTTACTGACGATGTGGTTACTGTTAAGCCTGGTTATGGCCGTAACTTTTTAATACCTCAAGGAAAAGCTGTAATGGCGACTCCAGGAGCTAAAAAGCAACTTGCTGAAACTGTTAAGCAGAGAGCTCACAAAGAAGCTTCAAATGTAAAGGCAGCACAATCACAAGCTGATAAATTGAATGATCTAGACCTTAAAATGGCTGTTAAAGCTGGTGAAGGTGATAAATTGTTCGGTTCTGTAACTACTGCAGACCTTTCTGATGCTCTTGCAAAAGAAGGTATCGAGATCGACAAGAAATTCATATCCATTGCTGGTGGTAACATCAAGCGATTGGGATTGTATGAAGCAACTGTACGTTTCCACCGTGAAGTACAGACTTCTTTCTCATTTGATGTTGTCGCTACAAAAGGATAA
- a CDS encoding DUF6495 family protein — translation MKYRRLTKEQLEELHPEFINFLATQSIDAAEWAKIKEEKPEVAEEEIDVFSDLVWEGVLGKAEFLEHISPQTMNLFELREKDMGLISIIVGDNKIDITTATGYKWLQNNLLDEEVKIFTANKTYGEDANVDKFKLIESGAVITKGDLFRYFDDLMEMGKEKNGF, via the coding sequence ATGAAGTATAGAAGACTTACTAAGGAACAACTGGAAGAATTACATCCAGAATTTATCAACTTTCTCGCTACTCAATCCATTGACGCTGCAGAATGGGCAAAAATTAAAGAAGAAAAGCCAGAGGTTGCAGAAGAAGAAATAGACGTTTTCTCTGATCTCGTTTGGGAAGGCGTGCTGGGAAAGGCAGAATTCTTAGAACACATTAGTCCACAGACGATGAATCTTTTTGAACTGCGTGAAAAAGATATGGGATTGATTTCCATTATTGTGGGCGACAACAAGATTGATATCACTACCGCAACAGGTTACAAATGGTTGCAAAACAATCTGCTCGATGAAGAGGTGAAAATCTTCACCGCAAATAAAACATATGGCGAAGATGCCAATGTTGACAAATTCAAACTCATTGAGTCTGGCGCCGTGATTACAAAAGGCGACCTCTTTCGTTATTTTGACGATTTGATGGAAATGGGAAAAGAAAAAAACGGTTTCTAA
- a CDS encoding methylated-DNA--[protein]-cysteine S-methyltransferase has translation MNNIIIQNYKSPVGDLTLGVFNNQLCLCDWTYRKMRTQIDQRIESFCDSSTTIGSHEILNQCIEQLTEYFEGERTTFNLPLLLCGSDFQKSVWSTLQGINYGETISYSSLSRKRTQNNTSQPSKDIGNSKSPKDVRAVAAANGANALSIIIPCHRVIGSDGSLTGYAGGLRAKEQLLKLEGIDLYNGQRRLF, from the coding sequence ATGAATAACATCATCATCCAAAATTACAAATCACCAGTTGGAGATTTAACTCTAGGAGTTTTCAATAATCAACTATGCCTCTGTGACTGGACCTATCGCAAGATGCGTACCCAAATTGACCAACGAATTGAATCGTTTTGCGATTCCTCCACGACGATTGGATCTCATGAAATATTGAATCAGTGCATCGAACAACTCACAGAATATTTTGAGGGTGAGCGTACAACATTCAACTTGCCTTTGCTACTGTGTGGTTCTGACTTTCAGAAAAGTGTGTGGTCAACTCTGCAAGGAATTAACTATGGTGAGACGATTTCGTATAGTTCGCTTTCGCGAAAGCGAACTCAAAACAATACATCGCAACCTTCTAAAGATATCGGTAACTCAAAGTCTCCCAAAGATGTCCGTGCCGTAGCGGCGGCCAATGGTGCCAATGCCTTATCGATAATTATTCCCTGCCATCGCGTGATAGGAAGCGATGGATCTTTGACCGGCTATGCAGGCGGATTGAGAGCTAAAGAACAATTACTTAAACTAGAAGGAATTGACCTTTACAATGGTCAACGACGTTTGTTTTAG
- a CDS encoding ABC transporter permease gives MIGLFKENLSIAQQNIKGQLLRTILTVFIIAIGITALVGILSAVNALERTLSDGFSDIGTNTFSIQRYSLGIQRSGGGEVRKINPIIGYSDVRAFESDYSFPTSQVGVSFQATSQAEVKSEDRKTKPKVIVSGINAHFVDNSGTKILDGRGLSASDVENNSRVALVGSDMEDALFQGLNPIGQTISIRGNKFTVIGLLEEKGSTFGNNVDLRVLIPLNVARSIYTLPNINYDISVKVLDQQLMDAARDEATLLMRSIRGLTPVEEDNFGIVQRDELMSSVNEISVALNAAAIIISVITIFGSSIALMNIMLVSVTERTREIGVRKALGAKRSTISWQFFIETLLVSQYGSIVGIILGMLIGWGVSAGFEIPFEIPWTAIVWAIIISIVITIFSGIIPAIKASRLDPIEALRYE, from the coding sequence ATGATAGGATTATTCAAGGAAAACCTAAGCATCGCGCAGCAGAACATTAAAGGTCAACTGCTGCGTACTATTTTGACCGTTTTTATCATTGCCATAGGAATAACGGCTTTGGTTGGGATATTGAGCGCGGTCAATGCATTGGAACGTACCTTAAGCGATGGTTTTTCTGATATCGGGACCAACACTTTTAGTATACAACGCTATTCATTGGGCATACAGCGTAGTGGTGGCGGTGAGGTACGTAAGATCAATCCCATAATAGGTTATAGCGATGTGCGTGCATTTGAAAGCGATTATTCTTTTCCTACATCTCAAGTTGGCGTTTCATTTCAAGCAACCTCACAGGCAGAGGTAAAAAGCGAAGACCGTAAAACAAAGCCCAAAGTCATTGTAAGCGGTATCAATGCGCATTTTGTGGATAATAGCGGTACCAAAATTTTGGACGGTCGTGGCTTGTCTGCTAGTGATGTTGAGAACAATTCCAGAGTGGCATTGGTTGGAAGCGATATGGAAGATGCACTTTTCCAAGGGCTCAATCCAATAGGTCAAACTATCAGTATACGTGGCAATAAATTTACAGTCATTGGTTTGTTGGAGGAAAAGGGATCTACTTTTGGTAACAATGTGGATTTACGAGTTTTGATCCCTTTAAATGTAGCACGCAGTATCTATACGCTGCCTAATATCAATTATGACATAAGCGTTAAAGTACTGGATCAGCAATTGATGGATGCAGCCAGAGATGAGGCTACGCTATTAATGCGCAGCATTCGCGGGTTGACACCTGTTGAGGAAGATAATTTTGGCATCGTACAACGTGATGAATTAATGTCATCTGTCAATGAAATAAGCGTTGCATTGAATGCAGCGGCAATTATTATAAGCGTGATAACCATTTTTGGTAGTTCGATCGCATTAATGAATATTATGCTGGTTTCTGTTACAGAGAGAACAAGAGAAATAGGTGTTCGTAAAGCTTTAGGAGCAAAACGTTCTACCATTTCTTGGCAATTCTTCATCGAGACCCTGTTGGTAAGTCAGTACGGTAGCATCGTTGGGATTATTCTGGGAATGTTGATTGGTTGGGGTGTTTCGGCTGGGTTCGAGATTCCGTTTGAGATTCCTTGGACGGCAATTGTTTGGGCGATTATCATATCTATTGTAATCACTATTTTCTCTGGAATTATTCCTGCCATCAAGGCCTCAAGACTGGATCCTATTGAGGCTTTGAGATATGAATAA
- a CDS encoding SDR family NAD(P)-dependent oxidoreductase has product MKDLKGKVAVITGGAGEIGFATAQTLMSYGAKVVLVDLEEDALKKRIKKADSDHIDYVVADVTDEKQVERYFKEAKKKFGAIDIFHNNAGIEGPVAKMPDFDLKEFEKVMAVNVTGVFLGMKYAPAYMNDGGSIIISSSVAGLQGTAGMVAYVTSKHAVIGIMRTAALELAPRKIRVNTIHPGVIDSRMMNQIESGLGDDAAAVKKDFEQQVPLKRYGTEQEMSKLVAFLASDMSSYTTGSTYVADGGISL; this is encoded by the coding sequence ATGAAAGATTTAAAAGGAAAAGTAGCCGTTATTACAGGTGGCGCTGGTGAGATAGGATTTGCAACAGCTCAAACATTAATGAGCTATGGAGCCAAAGTGGTTTTGGTTGATTTAGAAGAAGATGCTCTCAAAAAAAGAATTAAGAAAGCAGACAGCGATCATATCGATTACGTAGTTGCTGATGTCACAGATGAAAAGCAAGTAGAAAGATATTTTAAGGAAGCCAAAAAGAAATTCGGTGCCATTGATATATTCCACAACAATGCGGGAATTGAAGGTCCAGTCGCAAAAATGCCAGATTTTGATCTCAAGGAATTTGAAAAAGTGATGGCCGTGAACGTCACGGGAGTTTTTCTGGGAATGAAATATGCGCCAGCTTATATGAATGATGGCGGCAGTATCATTATATCAAGTTCGGTAGCTGGATTACAGGGAACCGCTGGAATGGTCGCTTATGTAACTAGCAAACATGCGGTCATAGGAATTATGAGAACGGCTGCGCTCGAACTTGCACCACGTAAAATTAGAGTTAATACCATCCATCCAGGAGTTATCGATAGCAGAATGATGAATCAGATTGAAAGCGGCCTAGGTGATGATGCAGCAGCTGTAAAAAAAGACTTTGAACAGCAAGTCCCTTTGAAAAGATATGGAACGGAGCAAGAGATGTCAAAACTGGTGGCTTTTCTAGCTAGCGATATGAGCAGCTACACTACAGGTTCTACTTATGTGGCAGATGGTGGTATTTCCTTATAA
- the hisS gene encoding histidine--tRNA ligase, whose amino-acid sequence MTQKPSIPKGTRDFNPTEVSRREYIIETIKKHFQLYGFMPIETPSFENSDTLLGKYGEEGDRLIFKILNNGQYLSKVDENALDSRDETAITSQISDRALRYDLTVPFARYVVQHQNEIAFPFKRYQVQNVWRADRPQKGRFREFTQCDADVVGTDSLLQEVEFIKLFDDAYTDLGLKGCTIKINNRKILAGIAQMIGAEDKLIDFTVALDKLDKIGADKVKQEMLDKGIDHQAIEKLQPVFSLEGTFEEKIIQMKNLLFSSDIGMQGIKELEFIKENLTGLELKTTHLDLDITLARGLNYYTGCIFEVAAPDGVNMGSISGGGRYDDLTGIFGMQDMSGVGISFGLDRIYLVMEELGLFPDTVKVGVQVLFINFGEVEASYCLKLMFRFRESEIKTELYPDSGKMKKQMTYADKNDIPFVILAGEDEIESGKLTLKNMKTGEQNQLTADELINKFKK is encoded by the coding sequence ATGACACAAAAACCTTCCATACCCAAAGGAACCAGAGATTTTAATCCAACCGAAGTATCTCGCAGGGAATACATCATTGAAACCATTAAGAAGCATTTTCAGCTATATGGTTTTATGCCTATCGAGACGCCTAGTTTTGAAAACTCTGACACATTACTTGGGAAATATGGAGAAGAAGGTGATCGTTTGATATTTAAGATTCTCAATAACGGTCAGTATTTAAGTAAAGTAGATGAAAATGCTCTGGATTCAAGAGATGAAACAGCGATAACATCTCAAATAAGCGATCGGGCCTTACGCTATGACTTGACCGTTCCTTTTGCACGTTATGTGGTTCAACACCAGAACGAAATTGCATTTCCTTTCAAGAGGTATCAAGTTCAAAATGTATGGCGTGCAGACCGGCCGCAGAAAGGAAGGTTCAGAGAGTTTACTCAATGTGATGCAGATGTGGTTGGAACCGACTCTTTATTGCAAGAAGTGGAATTCATCAAGTTATTTGATGATGCTTATACAGATCTTGGTTTGAAAGGCTGTACCATCAAAATCAATAACCGTAAAATTCTTGCGGGAATTGCTCAAATGATAGGAGCAGAGGACAAGCTGATAGATTTTACAGTTGCCCTAGATAAGCTGGACAAAATAGGTGCAGATAAAGTCAAGCAGGAAATGCTGGATAAAGGCATAGATCATCAAGCCATTGAAAAATTACAGCCCGTTTTTTCTCTAGAAGGAACGTTTGAAGAAAAAATAATCCAGATGAAAAACTTGCTTTTCTCTTCTGATATAGGAATGCAGGGTATCAAGGAACTAGAATTCATTAAAGAGAACCTTACTGGTCTGGAGTTGAAGACAACTCATTTAGATCTGGATATCACGCTTGCACGAGGTTTGAATTACTACACCGGATGCATCTTTGAAGTTGCGGCACCAGATGGTGTCAACATGGGTAGTATCAGTGGCGGCGGTCGTTATGATGATTTGACTGGTATTTTTGGAATGCAGGATATGAGCGGCGTTGGGATCAGTTTTGGTTTGGATCGCATCTACCTCGTCATGGAAGAATTAGGTCTTTTTCCAGATACGGTAAAGGTTGGCGTGCAGGTGTTGTTTATTAATTTTGGAGAGGTTGAAGCTAGTTACTGTTTGAAATTGATGTTCCGCTTTCGCGAAAGCGAAATAAAAACAGAGCTATATCCAGATAGCGGAAAGATGAAAAAGCAAATGACCTATGCGGACAAAAACGATATCCCTTTTGTAATTCTTGCTGGTGAAGATGAGATTGAATCTGGTAAATTGACGTTGAAGAATATGAAAACTGGTGAGCAAAACCAGCTCACGGCTGATGAGCTGATCAACAAGTTCAAAAAATAA
- a CDS encoding LamG-like jellyroll fold domain-containing protein, producing the protein MLKSTLLITVIINAISYYAIASTTTSIQEVGSASFNGITDQIFIENEVQINDSFSISTWINTSSDQVSKIQSIVSQSNGSNGWSFQLSETNRIQALYFSDSTTFKIETNSLISYDVWRHVSLVYDGESLSIYIDGILDTSQSINFEAELLETPIAIGALAKSNQTTGQHFKGFIDEFRIWNTALAIDHIRFFMNQELINLNSNVAGSILPYPNDSSESLSWDNLVAYYTFNNGIAVDRSNQQLTTIQDATRFDAVDQTAPLPYTSITNGDWKDPATWNENLAIHAPNSTRVINGEQVLVNWNIVQTTHDIKINNSIEILSLDIQNQTIEVLKNQSLTITNTLKLDGTLDLVGESQLVQTMGSKLNSDSKGFIERDQQGSGNKYNYNYWSSPVSYSKTDQVNSGFDVASIMMDGTNPTEPKPLNFTAETNPDGSPATNSQAATVSPRWIHKYSNLASGTYANWQYVGNEGELKAGEAYSMKGTGASTDQNYTFKGLPNNGPIELNANAGNDYLIGNPYPSAMDARRFIMDNPQLDGTIYYWEHMGGESHSTTDYVGGYSMYNLSGGTPNATKGTADALVNSDGKDIKLPGRFIPVAQGFFVIVKDDGAIKFDNSQRVFEKENNGNSVFVSAPGSTYDAAHSTYSQDSDERSKIRIGFDSPNEIHRQILLTIDPNATRGIDRGYDGYQFDDQVDDMAFWMQNERFSIQGIGEVTGSIELPLYIKLKDNGTIKIGLDHIENLDDDQPVYLKDANTGVLHNLRESKFESPFLFKGQYKARFSIVFHGKSTLSNDTVESQENILVFTPQATDAIHISTPDTIVLDQVSLTNMLGQQVKNWEVNDSKEIVLSRNGIASGNYIVTMKSAGTDYHRKVMLR; encoded by the coding sequence ATGCTGAAATCTACTCTACTTATCACGGTTATCATAAATGCTATAAGTTATTATGCAATAGCAAGCACCACAACATCGATTCAAGAGGTTGGAAGTGCTTCCTTCAATGGAATTACTGACCAGATATTTATAGAGAATGAAGTCCAAATAAACGATAGTTTTTCTATTTCTACATGGATCAATACAAGCAGTGATCAGGTATCTAAAATCCAATCCATAGTATCACAATCTAACGGTAGCAATGGCTGGAGTTTTCAACTAAGCGAGACCAATCGTATACAAGCTTTGTATTTCTCTGACTCTACCACCTTTAAAATTGAAACAAATTCCTTAATAAGTTATGATGTATGGCGTCATGTAAGTCTAGTGTATGATGGCGAGTCATTAAGTATCTATATTGATGGAATTTTAGATACTAGTCAATCCATTAATTTTGAAGCTGAATTACTAGAAACACCTATTGCGATTGGAGCTTTGGCAAAATCAAATCAAACCACAGGTCAACATTTTAAAGGATTCATTGATGAATTTCGCATTTGGAATACGGCTCTAGCCATCGATCATATTAGGTTTTTCATGAATCAGGAACTGATAAATCTGAACAGTAACGTCGCTGGATCCATTCTTCCGTATCCAAATGATTCAAGCGAATCACTTTCATGGGACAATCTTGTCGCTTACTATACTTTTAATAATGGAATAGCGGTCGATAGATCTAATCAACAATTAACCACTATCCAAGATGCCACAAGGTTTGATGCAGTTGATCAAACTGCGCCATTACCTTACACTTCAATCACTAATGGAGATTGGAAGGATCCTGCTACCTGGAATGAAAACCTGGCGATTCATGCTCCCAATTCTACTAGAGTGATTAATGGGGAACAAGTTCTTGTAAACTGGAATATTGTGCAGACTACACATGATATTAAAATCAATAATAGCATTGAAATTTTAAGTTTGGACATTCAAAATCAGACTATTGAAGTTTTAAAAAACCAATCTTTAACTATCACCAACACGCTTAAACTGGATGGAACTCTAGATCTAGTTGGTGAATCTCAGCTCGTTCAAACCATGGGCAGCAAATTGAACTCTGATAGTAAGGGTTTTATAGAAAGAGACCAACAAGGCTCTGGAAACAAATACAATTACAATTACTGGAGTTCACCAGTGAGTTATTCTAAAACAGATCAAGTAAATTCAGGTTTTGACGTGGCGTCTATAATGATGGACGGAACGAACCCTACTGAACCAAAACCACTAAATTTTACAGCAGAAACAAATCCAGATGGCTCACCTGCTACTAATAGCCAGGCTGCCACCGTTTCTCCTAGGTGGATTCATAAATATTCCAACCTTGCTTCAGGAACCTACGCCAACTGGCAATATGTAGGTAATGAAGGAGAGCTTAAAGCCGGTGAGGCCTACTCAATGAAAGGTACTGGCGCTTCTACAGATCAAAATTATACGTTTAAGGGATTACCCAATAATGGGCCTATTGAATTGAACGCTAATGCTGGTAATGATTACCTAATTGGAAATCCTTATCCTAGTGCGATGGATGCCAGACGATTTATAATGGACAATCCGCAACTGGATGGTACTATTTATTATTGGGAACACATGGGCGGTGAGAGTCATAGTACCACAGATTATGTAGGTGGATATTCCATGTACAATCTATCAGGAGGTACTCCTAATGCCACTAAGGGAACAGCAGACGCGTTAGTAAATTCTGATGGAAAGGATATTAAATTACCGGGACGATTTATTCCAGTTGCTCAAGGGTTTTTTGTTATTGTAAAAGATGATGGCGCCATCAAATTTGACAACTCACAGCGAGTGTTTGAAAAGGAAAATAACGGCAATAGCGTGTTTGTATCTGCTCCAGGAAGCACTTATGATGCAGCTCACAGCACTTACTCTCAGGACTCTGATGAGCGTTCCAAAATCAGAATAGGATTCGATTCTCCTAATGAGATCCACAGACAAATTCTACTTACCATAGATCCCAATGCGACAAGAGGAATCGATAGAGGTTATGATGGTTACCAGTTTGATGATCAAGTAGATGATATGGCATTTTGGATGCAAAATGAACGCTTTTCAATTCAGGGAATTGGTGAGGTTACGGGATCTATTGAACTACCACTTTATATAAAACTTAAAGATAACGGAACCATAAAAATAGGTCTGGATCATATTGAGAACCTAGATGATGACCAGCCTGTGTATCTGAAGGATGCTAATACAGGTGTTCTTCATAACTTGAGAGAAAGCAAATTCGAAAGCCCATTTTTGTTTAAGGGCCAATACAAGGCTAGATTTTCAATAGTCTTCCACGGTAAATCTACTTTAAGTAATGACACTGTTGAAAGTCAGGAAAACATTTTAGTTTTCACGCCTCAGGCCACTGATGCTATTCACATCTCAACGCCTGATACTATTGTGCTAGATCAAGTTTCATTGACTAACATGTTGGGGCAACAGGTAAAAAACTGGGAAGTAAATGACAGCAAGGAAATCGTTCTATCCCGCAATGGTATAGCGAGCGGTAACTACATCGTCACTATGAAAAGCGCTGGTACCGATTACCACCGTAAGGTGATGTTGCGATAA